A genomic stretch from Candidatus Aegiribacteria sp. includes:
- a CDS encoding response regulator transcription factor: MRNSNKLLIVEDDEALASLLREYLQRHGFIVSLLYKGSNVVETVLETKPDLVILDLMLPDASGLDICRELRSSWRGPVLMLTAMKDDADIVVGLEVGADDYVGKPVTPRVLLARIRALLRRGSADAKAEIIRRGNLHINVPSREVTLKGNPVDLTTTEFDLLVLLARRAGRVQERSQLVEELRGIDFHSFDRTVDVIISRLRRKLEDPSSGELIKTVRGIGYLMIIPEEH, translated from the coding sequence ATGCGCAACAGTAACAAACTTCTGATTGTTGAAGATGATGAGGCCCTTGCGTCTCTATTGCGGGAATACCTTCAGCGACATGGATTCATAGTCAGTCTTCTCTACAAAGGTTCCAATGTTGTTGAAACCGTTCTGGAAACCAAACCCGACCTTGTAATACTAGACCTGATGCTGCCCGATGCCAGCGGCCTTGATATCTGCAGGGAACTGAGATCCTCCTGGAGGGGGCCCGTTCTCATGCTTACTGCCATGAAGGACGACGCTGACATCGTTGTAGGGCTGGAAGTCGGAGCGGACGATTACGTCGGTAAACCGGTTACTCCCAGGGTTCTGCTCGCCAGGATCAGAGCTCTTCTAAGAAGGGGTTCCGCAGATGCGAAGGCTGAAATCATTCGACGGGGAAATCTTCATATAAACGTTCCCTCAAGGGAGGTTACGTTAAAAGGCAATCCCGTTGATCTTACAACCACTGAGTTCGATCTGCTTGTCCTTCTGGCAAGAAGAGCGGGAAGGGTTCAGGAAAGAAGCCAGCTTGTTGAGGAACTGAGGGGAATCGATTTTCATTCCTTTGACAGAACCGTGGATGTAATTATTTCACGCCTCCGCAGAAAGCTTGAAGACCCTTCATCCGGGGAATTGATTAAAACTGTCCGTGGAATAGGCTACCTGATGATAATTCCGGAGGAACACTGA
- a CDS encoding HAMP domain-containing histidine kinase: MHKLFLKVYMPLAICIVMTLILSVVAMMKIIPAQLNAHRANVEEFRDLLLASHPLEKDSIIAVAESMDLEIIVYPNAGHLRRIPPQEGFYTLPALPWDYPWRIDLSGGPRGGPAGFVRKSFWQIVLILLFTEGLVLFVSLQPVRKRLSKLQWAASEIGSGSFGIKLQVKKKGDLIDNLGRTFNSMAKQIKSLIESHQELLGIVAHELRTPMARMRLALELIREDSGEENFSKIDRMEKDLISLDNLVTELLDFNKLRRESHINLEHIDLEGVCREMVQAESWSRDGIDITLRGKGSCKGDISLFGRAVGNLIRNAVNHAESKVVVSIADDLSSGSVRVSVADNGRGYDAGIIDRLGEPFTKGHSSKGTGLGLAIAKRIIVLHRGKLLFGSSDELGGAEAVIEIESDLPVPIEEHHT, from the coding sequence ATGCATAAACTCTTTCTTAAGGTTTACATGCCCCTGGCCATATGCATTGTAATGACACTGATTCTGTCAGTAGTGGCTATGATGAAAATCATTCCCGCACAGTTAAACGCCCACAGGGCAAATGTAGAGGAATTCAGGGATTTGCTGCTCGCGTCGCATCCGCTCGAAAAGGATTCCATCATCGCTGTCGCGGAATCAATGGATCTTGAGATAATTGTATATCCCAACGCAGGACACCTTCGCCGTATTCCTCCACAGGAAGGTTTTTATACTCTTCCCGCGCTGCCATGGGATTATCCATGGAGGATAGACCTGTCGGGTGGTCCCCGGGGAGGTCCGGCGGGTTTTGTGAGGAAAAGCTTCTGGCAGATAGTGCTGATACTCCTTTTTACGGAGGGGCTGGTTCTTTTCGTATCTCTCCAGCCTGTTCGAAAAAGGCTGTCGAAACTTCAGTGGGCTGCCTCTGAAATCGGTTCCGGCAGTTTTGGAATAAAGCTGCAGGTGAAGAAAAAGGGAGATCTCATAGATAATCTTGGTAGAACTTTCAACAGTATGGCGAAACAGATCAAATCTCTGATCGAATCGCACCAGGAACTTCTTGGAATCGTTGCCCATGAATTGCGCACACCTATGGCCCGGATGAGGCTGGCTCTCGAGCTTATCAGGGAGGATTCAGGGGAGGAGAACTTCTCCAAGATCGACAGGATGGAAAAGGATCTCATTTCTCTGGATAACCTGGTAACGGAACTTCTGGATTTCAACAAACTCAGGAGGGAAAGTCATATCAACCTTGAACATATTGACCTTGAAGGGGTCTGCAGGGAGATGGTTCAAGCTGAGTCCTGGTCCAGAGATGGAATTGATATCACGCTTCGCGGCAAAGGTAGCTGCAAGGGAGATATCTCCCTTTTCGGCAGGGCAGTTGGCAACCTCATCCGTAACGCGGTGAACCATGCCGAATCTAAGGTGGTAGTGAGTATAGCTGATGATCTTTCCTCCGGGAGTGTCCGGGTTTCGGTTGCCGATAACGGCAGGGGTTACGATGCAGGGATTATCGACAGGCTGGGAGAACCATTCACAAAGGGTCACTCAAGTAAAGGAACGGGATTGGGACTGGCCATCGCCAAAAGAATAATAGTCCTGCACAGAGGGAAACTGCTCTTCGGTTCAAGCGATGAGCTGGGAGGCGCCGAAGCCGTTATTGAAATTGAATCAGATTTGCCTGTACCAATAGAAGAACATCATACATAG